The Euphorbia lathyris chromosome 2, ddEupLath1.1, whole genome shotgun sequence genome includes a window with the following:
- the LOC136220446 gene encoding heat stress transcription factor A-7a-like produces the protein MNPYFIVKEEYPESSEEHSNIAPPQPMEGLNDTGPPPFLTKTYEMVDDPITNYMVSWNIGGSSFVVWDPHSFSTNLLPRYFKHNNFSSFVRQLNTYGFKKIDPDRWEFANEGFLRGQKHLLRNIKRRKTINQPSSSHQQQQAVGACVEIGRFGLDIEFDRLKRDKQVLMMELVKLRQQQQSTRSYIQAMEERLQGTEIKQQQMMQFLARAVQNPGFLEQLAQQKGKRKELEEAITKKRRRPIDVGTSISYSRNPVKTETLELGDYGYSELEALALEMQGYGRARTEHQEEYDIEEEVPEYGERELDEGFWEELLSETNGGGGEEEEDVNVLAERLGYLGYSIPK, from the exons ATGAATCCGTATTTCATAGTAAAGGAAGAATATCCAGAATCAAGTGAGGAGCATTCAAATATAGCTCCTCCTCAGCCAATGGAAGGGCTTAATGACACTGGACCCCCTCCATTTCTGACAAAAACTTATGAAATGGTGGATGATCCAATCACTAATTATATGGTTTCTTGGAATATTGGGGGCTCTAGCTTTGTCGTTTGGGATCCTCATTCCTTCTCCACTAATCTTCTCCCTAGATACTTCAAGCATAATAATTTCTCCAGCTTTGTCAGGCAACTTAACACTTAT GGATTCAAGAAAATAGATCCAGATAGATGGGAGTTTGCAAATGAAGGGTTTTTGAGGGGGCAAAAGCATCTTCTGAGAAATATCAAGAGGAGAAAGACAATAAACCAGCCTTCATCATCTCATCAGCAACAGCAAGCAGTGGGCGCTTGTGTTGAAATTGGGCGATTTGGGTTAGATATAGAATTTGACCGACTTAAACGTGATAAACAGGTTCTGATGATGGAATTAGTGAAGCTGAGGCAGCAGCAACAGAGTACTCGATCATATATTCAAGCAATGGAGGAAAGATTACAAGGTACTGAAATAAAGCAGCAGCAGATGATGCAATTCTTAGCTAGAGCTGTTCAAAATCCGGGCTTTTTAGAGCAGTTGGCTCAGCAGAAGGGTAAAAGGAAAGAACTTGAAGAAGCTATTACTAAAAAGAGGAGGAGGCCAATTGATGTTGGAACTAGTATTAGTTATTCTAGAAATCCAGTAAAAACTGAAACTTTAGAGTTGGGAGACTATGGATATTCAGAATTGGAAGCCCTTGCTTTGGAAATGCAAGGATATGGCAGAGCAAGAACAGAGCACCAAGAAGAATACGATATCGAAGAAGAAGTTCCTGAATATGGAGAAAGAGAACTTGATGAAGGATTTTGGGAAGAATTGTTAAGTGAAACCaatggaggaggaggagaagaagaggaggatgtAAATGTGTTAGCTGAGCGATTGGGTTATTTAGGGTATTCAATCCccaaatga